The Bacteroidia bacterium nucleotide sequence TGAAGGTATTCAGAAGATGAGGATGCTCGTTATTCTTTTTAAGTCCTTATCCACAGCAGTTATTTCCATTTTTGGGGTTATCACAGTACTATTTTTTTTGTTTTACTGGATTGGAGACCCAGCACAGATGCTGGCCGGGCAGCGAAACGATTTAGCAACCCTCGAATCAATACGGGCGGAGTTGGGCTTAGATAAACCCTTGCTTAGTCAATACAGTAATTTATTAAACGATATATCTCCTGTTGCTTTGTTGGACTCTAAGCAGCAAAGTTCCGGAAACTATCATTTTCTTAACATAATTTCTACTGAACCGGCTTTGGTACTCAAATGGCCTTATTTAAGAAGGTCATTTCAAAGTAACCGCCCAGTAATTGATTTATACCTAAGTCGCTTACCCGGAACCCTTATCTTAGCAACTGTCAGTTTGATATTAGCTATCTTCATAGGGATTCCGTTAGGAGGCATTGCTGCTGCGAATGCTCAAAAGACATTAGATAAGTTACTGATTATCATCACAACAGCAGGGATAGCTGCGCCCTCTTTTTTTATGGCTGTTTTGCTGATTCGGATTTTTGTTATTGATTTAGGGGGTATTACCAACTTACCCATTGCCGGCTATCTCATAGAGCGGGATATTTTTTCGGCAGACACACACATAGATTTCAGATACTTAGTTTTACCGGCATTATCTTTGGCAATCAGGCCGTTATCTCAGATTTTGCAATTGACTCGTGATGCTTGTTTGGGTGTTTTAGACCAAAACTACATCAGAACAGCCCGTGCTAAGGGATTGAGTGAAGGCTATATTTGGTTCAAACACATTTTGCCAAATGCTTTAAATCCGCTGATAACTGCAACCTCTGGCTGGTTTGCTTCGTTGCTATCCGGCGCGTTTTTTATTGAATATTTATTTGATTGGTTGGGTGTGGGGAAATTAACCGTTGATGCTATGCTTCAGCATGATTTTCCCGTTATCTTAGGAGGCGTGGTTATGTCGGCTACCATTTTTATTACCGTAAACACTTTTGCAGATATTTTAAACCGCCTTATAGACCCCAGAATCTCCTGAAAAATGTGATTTACGGCCTAAAATGTGGTTTTATTTTTTATTTTTGGCTACAACCATAATGGCCGAACCCAAAAACCAAGATTTCGCAGGAAGTCAATCAGCGTTAAACCCACAGATAATAAATGTCCATAAGTTCTTTGTATTCATATTCTGTGCTGATGTTTAGGTCTTTTAGCTTTCCGGTTCTTACGTCAAATATCCATCCGTGAATAATTGGGAAGCCTGTTTTTCTCCAAGAACGCTGAACGTGGTCAATCTTCATGATATTGAATGATTGCTCTAAGACATTTAGTTCAGCCATTTTATCAAGGCGTTTTTGGTTATCTTCGATAATATCTAGTTCGGCACGGTGTAATCTATAAACATCACGCAGGGTTTGCAGCCAACTGTTGAGTTGCCCCATATCTTCTGGTTCAAGGGCAGCCTTAATGCCCCCACATTCATAGTGCCCGCAAACGATTATATGCTTAACTTTTAAGTATTCTACGGCATATTGAACGATAGCATTCAGATTATTATCGGTGCTAACAACGAGGTTAGCGATATTTCGATGAACAAAGACCTCTCCGGGGTCAGCTCCCATGAGTTCTTCGGCTGTTACGCGGCTATCAGAGCATCCAATGTATAAGATTTCGGGAGATTGTCCCTTAGATAAATTTTCAAAATATTCCGAATCCGTAGCTAACTTTTCGGCAATCCAATTTTGATTATTCTGAAAGATTTCCTCAAAGTTCATAACAATATCCCCAATTATTGTGCGAAACTATGCAAATATTGTTCTTAGGTTTAAATGAACAGTTAAGATTTTAGAATTATTTATTTAGGCCCCAAAAAATACTTAGGCAGTAAAGTTTTTACCAAGATATTTGTATTGGCATTTACTTTGTGGTTACTTGGGTTATGAAATACATCAAAATATTCATTTTAGGGTTTATCTGGGTTAATATAGCTGTTTCGCAGGAGCTTATAGACCAGACTACTTTTTCGGCAGATGCTTACAACATAAATAAGGTTGGGTATCCCTCCCGAATCTGTGCTGACGGGCGCGGAAACGCAGTTTATGTGGAGCATTTTCAGGCTACAAACGGCAGAAGAACGGTTAATCGTTATATTCAGGCAGTTAGCCCCAAAAAGTATGAAGAGCTTTGGGCTAAACCGATTACCAAAGAGGGGCAACCCACGATGAATTTTAAGGACATTCGCCGCTTAGACCGTTCCTTTTTGGTATTTGGAACCCAAGAAGACCCCAAAACCAAAAGCTATAAAGTTGTAGGGCAATTCTTTTCTTTGGCGGGGTCAGAAATCGGGCCGCTTCAAAATATATCTAATTATGAAACTTTTGATACAAAGTCTAAAGGCTACGTAGATGAGTATGCTATTTCGCCTGATAGCACCAGATTTCTCTGGTTAGGAATGAATCCCGATGAAGATCCTAAAAAAAGAAGGCATTTTGCCTCTGTTTGGGGAGGAGACGGGCGTTATGTATGGTCGCAAGAATTACAGTTGCCTAAAACTACTGAACGTTATGTGGTTCGCCAAGCCCTCGTTGATAAAAGAGGAAATGCTTATTTCTTAATGACTTATGAAAAATATACGAATACTGTTGCCGATACCGCCAAGTTACCTATCATCGTTAAATATGACTATAAGCAAAAAAACTACGCCGAGTTTCCAATCGTCTTAAACGGAGCGTCTATTCCGGCTATAGAGCTTTTTTTAACTACCCAAAACGAAATGGTCGCTATCGGCGTAAGTGCCAAAACCTCCGGAAACGGAATCCTAAACGGCCAAAAAGCTTACAATACAGCCATTAAATGGAATGAATTTTTCTATAAAAAATTCAATATCATGGAAGGAATGCGCCTAAAACAAGAAAATTCTCTCGAAATACCTAAATCTTGGGTTGATAAATACAAAGATGGTGCAAACTTCACCCAAACAAAAGTAATCGAAAAAAACGGCCAATTACTTTGGCTCTTAGAAGAGGCTTATACCCAAAATAAAGACGGCGGAATCCAGTTTGTCCGTTATGATGTGGGAATTGTCTCCATTGACCTCAATGAAGGAAAAATCCAATGGGCTACGACTTTTGAAAAAAGACAGCGAGATTTTAACAATGATTTCCTTTTTTCTTACACCCCGGTAGTGGTTGGCGAAAAACTACATTGTATCTATGTAACCGAAAAAGGCGCGCAAGGTAAATTAGTAGCTACTTCTGTAAGCCTAACTGACGGAGAAACCACAACCAAAGAACTTATCTCAAACCAAGAATCATTATATTACTTTTTCCCAGCTCGCTCCGGCCTGATAGATAGTAAAGTAGTAATTCTGATGGGAGTAGGAAACCCAACTGCCAATGAATACAAACTGATAAAGTTGAAGTTTTAACGATAAAATTGATTTTATCTTACAGAAGCTCTATTCTGAGCTATTTCCTATTTTGGTAAAGTATTACGCCCTCCCAAGAGGAGTGGTTAAATTATTTCTAAACTTTTTTAATCCCTGAAAAAAACTAAGTTATATTTGGGCTGTGCATAGGTTTTACATCGTTTTTATTTGGTGGTTATTTTTTTACGGCTCTTTTGCGCAGGTTCAATTACCGGGGGAGCCGTTTAGTGTAAATTTTACCGCAAAGCAATATAATGCTTCTTCTCAAAATTGGGCAATTACCCAAGATGCAAGAGGTATCATCTATGTAGCCAATCATTCTTATGTCCTTGAATATGACGGGAGTCAATGGCGGCAAATTTTAGTAAAACTAAATGCACCAATTCGTTCTTTGGGTGTGGATTCCGCCGGAAAAGTATATGTGGGTGCCGCCGGCGAATTGGGATATTTAGCATCTGATAAAACCGGAAAACAATCCTTTGTTTCGTGGCTACCTAAAATACCTGAAAAGAACCGCGATTTTGCCGATGTTTGGCAAACCTATGCCACCAATCAAGGTGTTTTTTTTAGTACCGATAAATATCTATTTCACTTTTTGGGAGATTCTTGTACGGTATTTCAAGCCCAAGAATCTTTTCATTTTTCTTTTTGGGTCAATGGTCGCCTCTTAATTCGTGAGCGCGGAAGAGGTTTATTAGAGTTCAAAAACAACCAACTAAACTTAGTGCCGCTTGGTGAGCGTTTTGCAGATGAACGAATTTATACCATCCTCCCACTCAACACAACAGAACTTCTAATCGGGACACGCGAAAAGGGGCTATATCGTTATACTGGCCGTGAGTTGATTCCTTTTGATCCAACCTTAAATTCATCAATAGTAGAAAACCTACTTTATCACGGTGTGAAATTAACCGAAGATTTATTTGCTTTTGCAACCCTTAGATCCGGCGTGATTATCATCAACCAGCAAGGAAAAATCATAAAGCAGTTGGGAAAGTCCACCGGACTTTTAGACGATATGGCACTGTTTTTATACAAAGACCAAAGTCAGGCACTATGGATTGCGTGGAATAACGGTTTGTCTCGGGTAGAATATCCCTCTCCATTTAGCAGAATTTCAGAGATAAACGGGCTTGTGGGAATCCCGCTAATCGTTTTTCCCCGCCAAGAAATGGTGTATGTGGGCACCAGCACCGGCCTTTTTAGATTTGATAAATCAACTCAGCAAACATTTTTAGAACCGGTAAAAGGCATTCAAAGCGAATGTTGGGATATTAAAGAGCAGGATGGTAAGATATATGCTGCAACCTTAGAAGGTGTTTTTGAAGTTAATTCAAAAAAAGCTACGCTAATTTATGATTGCAGGGCGCAATGTGTGCTGCCCTCTAAATATTTTTCAGGAGATATTTGGGTGGGCTTAGAATCCGGTGTGCTGAGATTGACGCGCCGCCAAAATCACTGGGTAGCAGACGCTACCCTACCAAATATAACCGAAAAGGTTCGCAATATGGTTGAAACCAAATATGGAGAATTATTGATTGGAACTGATTATCAAGGAATTATAATTATCCCGATTGCTCAAAATAAGCCTGTTTCGAGAATTACTACCCAAAATGGCCTGCCGGATGGCGAATATTATCTTTTTTCTGCTGAAAATACCGGCGTAATCGCTACTCAGCAAGGGCTATTCACGATCTCTGATACCGGAAAGCTAATTCCAGATAACCGCTTTGGAAATAAATTTCTCTTAGGGCAAAAGAAGAAAAACCCTATCTTTAATTTATACGAAGATTTTAAAGGCGATGTCTGGATAGATGGCCATGAGGGGATCGGTGTGGTACGAAAATCTCAAAAAGCCATAGAATTTGAAGAATTAGACCTAAAACGCCTTCCTACGTTCAATATTCTGGATATAGCAGTTAGCCAAGATAATGTCGTTTGGTTTTCCGGTGCAGACGGGATAATTTGCTATCGTATTCAAAATAAAAATCTTTATAATCCTGTTTATCGGGCTATTATCAGAAGTGTTACGCTTTCTGGTGTAGATTCTACGATTTATTTTGGAGCTAAAAATAACTGGACACATACAGACTTTTTGCCTTATCGTTACAATGCAATCCGGTTTGAATATTCCGTACCTGCTTTTACCAATAGTCCACATAACCAATATCAGTATTTTTTGGAAGGGTTTGATTCAGCGTTTTCTAACTGGACTTACGAAACCAAAAAGGACTATACCAACCTTCCGGAAGGTTCTTTTCGTTTTCATGTGCGGGCACGGGATACTTTCGAGCAGCTTAGCCGAGAATCTGTTTTTGAGTTTGTTATCCTTCCGCCTTGGTATAGACGCTGGTGGGCTTATTTGCTCTATACAACTTGCGGGATACTAACTATTGTTGGATTTATCCAATGGAGAACCCACAAAATTCAGGTAGAAAAAATAGCATTAGAGCGAAAAGTAGCGGAGAGAACCCAAGAAGTCTTGCAGCAAAAAGAAGAAATCGAACGTAAAAATAAAGCCCTAACAAACTCATACACAGAAATTAACAAACAAAAAACTGAATTAGAAAAGGCAAATGTCAAAATTAAAATCCAAAATGAAACCTTAATCAGCGCGAACGAAGAAATAGAGAAGCATAACAAAGATATGATGGACTCTATCCGCTACGCACTGCGGATTCAAGAGGCTATCTTACCCCGAAAAAATGTATTAGCCCAATTCCTTGACGATTACTTTATCTTCTTTAAACCCAGAGATATTGTCAGTGGAGACTTTTACTGGTTCACAGCCTTAGATAACGGAAACAAGATTGTTTTAGCTGCTGCAGACTGTACCGGACACGGAGTTCCCGGCGCATTTATGTCCCTTATTGGATACACAATGCTAAACAAGCTAATTATAGAGCGAGGCCTAACCGACCCAGGAGAAATACTGACTAAACTTAATGACGAAGTAGTAACTGCCCTACGCCAGCAACAAAATAACGATTCCCAAACTACTATGGACGGTATGGATATAGCTCTCTTCATCTATGAAAAACCAACCCGATTCTTATCCTATGCCGGAGCCAACCGCCCTTTATGGCTCTTTGAAGAGGCCAACTTAATTGAGATAAAACCGGAAAAACAACCCATTGGAGGTAACCGCCCACTTAAACAGCCATTTATCACCAAAACAAAAACGATTAAACCCAACACAAGTATTTACATCACTTCAGACGGCTTCGCAGACCAGTTTGGCGGCGAATTTGGCCGAAAATTTATGACCAAACGCCTCCTCGAAATACTCACTTCACAACAACAATATCCCCTCGCAGAACAAGAAAAAAATATCCAAAATATCTTCCAAAAATGGATGGAAGGCTACTCTCAAATAGATGACATCCTCATAATCGGAGTCAAAATGACCTAAAATTAGTTATTATCCTTTGGTTATATCGCTCAGTATCTAAACAAATAAAGCTGAAATACGGATGGAATATCAAAATATCAGAGAAGAAGAACTAAAAAACAAGGTAGCCCAAGACTACTTTTGGCTTTACGACTGCACCAAAATAATTGGCAACGTGGACTTTTGTGTTTGTATGCACCAAAGCCAAAAGGAACTTTTTGAACAAGAATCTCTACTTTGGGCAGAAGCAAAAAAAGGTTCTTCGGACATTTACAATTCTATCGTTCAGCTAATATTGACAATTGGAAAAGCAAGAACTTTTGACAAGTTTTTGCCACCAGCAATGTTAGGAGCATTTGACGGAGAAAAAATCGCTTTTATTCCTTACAACGACATTCACGAAGTTTTTTACATTAACGACTTCAATTGGAATGTAACTCCTTCAAATCACACCACAAAAGAGTTCAAACTTATTCACGAAAAAGTAAAAACAGTAATTGACAGCAAAGCATTACTATTTAACTTTTTGACTGACGACCGAGAACTAAAGAAATTCATTAAGAAGAATTTTATTGTCGGCAAATTCGGATTGACCAAAACCAAAATTGACAAGAACAATTTTATGGTCATTTACAACAAATGGCTTCAAGCTGTAAAACCGAATATTGCCGTAAACTGGGACATTGCAAAGAAAACGGGAATTATTGACGGTGACTTTTATCTTGCCGACCTTCTTTCACAAGAAAACAATACTTTAAAAGAAAAACTTTTTGTTCTGTTAAGACACGACCATTACGAACTTGACAGAAAATTCGATGAAGCAGGAATGTTTAGCAGTAAAAGGACTGACTTCAAAGACAAACAACTTTCCCATACTCAATTCTGGAACAAATACGACCGACCACCCAAAGAAGAATATTGGGATTATATTGTAGAACGAAGAGATTTACTTGTTCCGCAGGACGTAAGAGAACGAAAAGGGAGTTTTTTCACTCCGCAAATTTGGGTAGAACTTTCACAAAAATATTTGACAGATGTTTTAGGCGAAGACTGGCAGGACGAATATTATGTTTGGGACTGTGCCGCTGGCACAGGCAATTTGCTTGCTGGTCTTACAAACAAGTATAATGTTTGGGCTTCGACTTTAGACAGTCAAGACGTTGAAGTAATGCACGACCGTATTAAAAACGGTGCAAACTTGCTTGACGACCACGTTTTCCAGTTTGATTTTCTGAATGATGATTTCAACAAATTACCCAAACCATTGCAATACGTCATCAACAATCCTGAGAAAAGAAAAAAATTAGTAGTATATATTAATCCGCCTTACGCTGAAACTGCGACTTTTGGAGAAAAAAGTAAAAAGGGATTGAATAATTCGATGGTTAATACAAAATACGGTGACAAACTTGGTAATGCAGCAAATAGAGAGTTATTCGTTCAATTCCTCACTAGGATATATTTTGAAATTTCTTATTGCAAAGTCGCACACTTTTCAAAATTAAAAATACTATCTGGAGAACACTTTAGAACTTTTAGAAATTTTTTCTTTGCAAAATGGGAAAAGGGGTTTTTATGCCCTGCTAAAACATTTGATAATGTAAAGGGGATTTTCCCAATTGGTTTTTTTATATGGGATACTCATATTAAGGAGCAATTTCAAGGAGTTAATTTTGATGTTTATAACGAAAAAGGGGAATATTTAGATATAAAAAACATCCCGAATTATGATAATGACAAATCAATTAATGAATGGCTGATTCAGACTAGAAAAAGATTAGGTGAAAAGCAAATAGGTTATATGTCTTACACAGGAAATGTATTTCAGACAAATGACCAAATATTTATTAAAAACACTATTAAGGATGTAGTGATGCCAAGGGGTAGTTGGATAACAGATAAAAATTTAGTGGAAGCATGCATTTATTTTTCGGTAAGAAAATCAGTAGAAATGACATGGCTTAACGACCGAGACCAATTTTTATTTCCAAATGATGGCTGGAAAACAGACAGTGCGTTTAAAAATAATTGTTTAGCCTATACTTTGTTTAGTAATAATATTCAATCAAAATTCGGCATCAATCACTGGATTCCTTTTACAGAAAAAGAAGTAAATGCAAGAGAAAAATTTGAGAGTAGTTTTATGACAGATTTTATTAAAGGTAAGCCGCAGCCACCCAAAAAATCAGGTTATGCATTGTCTATTCTGTTTGAACCGGAAGTTCCATATAACAAAGCTTCTTTAGAATTTTCGCCGGAGGCAACAGTAGTTTTTGATGCCGGTCGCGAGCTTTGGCAATATTACCACAGACAACCAAACTGTAATGTTAACGCTTCACTATACGACATAAGAGAGCATTTTCAAGGCAGAAACGAAGCAGGTAAAATGAATAATAAGAGTTCAGACGAAACATATATGAAATTAATCGGCGACCTAAGGGAAAAACTTAGGCAACTTGCCGATAAAATAGAGCCCAAAGTTTACGAATACGGCTTCCTAAAACAATGACCAAAAGTTAAGATATACTTCGGAAAGTATGCTAAAAAAATTGGCAATAAG carries:
- a CDS encoding ABC transporter permease, whose product is MLVILFKSLSTAVISIFGVITVLFFLFYWIGDPAQMLAGQRNDLATLESIRAELGLDKPLLSQYSNLLNDISPVALLDSKQQSSGNYHFLNIISTEPALVLKWPYLRRSFQSNRPVIDLYLSRLPGTLILATVSLILAIFIGIPLGGIAAANAQKTLDKLLIIITTAGIAAPSFFMAVLLIRIFVIDLGGITNLPIAGYLIERDIFSADTHIDFRYLVLPALSLAIRPLSQILQLTRDACLGVLDQNYIRTARAKGLSEGYIWFKHILPNALNPLITATSGWFASLLSGAFFIEYLFDWLGVGKLTVDAMLQHDFPVILGGVVMSATIFITVNTFADILNRLIDPRIS
- a CDS encoding carbonic anhydrase, translating into MVMNFEEIFQNNQNWIAEKLATDSEYFENLSKGQSPEILYIGCSDSRVTAEELMGADPGEVFVHRNIANLVVSTDNNLNAIVQYAVEYLKVKHIIVCGHYECGGIKAALEPEDMGQLNSWLQTLRDVYRLHRAELDIIEDNQKRLDKMAELNVLEQSFNIMKIDHVQRSWRKTGFPIIHGWIFDVRTGKLKDLNISTEYEYKELMDIYYLWV
- a CDS encoding SpoIIE family protein phosphatase, whose protein sequence is MHRFYIVFIWWLFFYGSFAQVQLPGEPFSVNFTAKQYNASSQNWAITQDARGIIYVANHSYVLEYDGSQWRQILVKLNAPIRSLGVDSAGKVYVGAAGELGYLASDKTGKQSFVSWLPKIPEKNRDFADVWQTYATNQGVFFSTDKYLFHFLGDSCTVFQAQESFHFSFWVNGRLLIRERGRGLLEFKNNQLNLVPLGERFADERIYTILPLNTTELLIGTREKGLYRYTGRELIPFDPTLNSSIVENLLYHGVKLTEDLFAFATLRSGVIIINQQGKIIKQLGKSTGLLDDMALFLYKDQSQALWIAWNNGLSRVEYPSPFSRISEINGLVGIPLIVFPRQEMVYVGTSTGLFRFDKSTQQTFLEPVKGIQSECWDIKEQDGKIYAATLEGVFEVNSKKATLIYDCRAQCVLPSKYFSGDIWVGLESGVLRLTRRQNHWVADATLPNITEKVRNMVETKYGELLIGTDYQGIIIIPIAQNKPVSRITTQNGLPDGEYYLFSAENTGVIATQQGLFTISDTGKLIPDNRFGNKFLLGQKKKNPIFNLYEDFKGDVWIDGHEGIGVVRKSQKAIEFEELDLKRLPTFNILDIAVSQDNVVWFSGADGIICYRIQNKNLYNPVYRAIIRSVTLSGVDSTIYFGAKNNWTHTDFLPYRYNAIRFEYSVPAFTNSPHNQYQYFLEGFDSAFSNWTYETKKDYTNLPEGSFRFHVRARDTFEQLSRESVFEFVILPPWYRRWWAYLLYTTCGILTIVGFIQWRTHKIQVEKIALERKVAERTQEVLQQKEEIERKNKALTNSYTEINKQKTELEKANVKIKIQNETLISANEEIEKHNKDMMDSIRYALRIQEAILPRKNVLAQFLDDYFIFFKPRDIVSGDFYWFTALDNGNKIVLAAADCTGHGVPGAFMSLIGYTMLNKLIIERGLTDPGEILTKLNDEVVTALRQQQNNDSQTTMDGMDIALFIYEKPTRFLSYAGANRPLWLFEEANLIEIKPEKQPIGGNRPLKQPFITKTKTIKPNTSIYITSDGFADQFGGEFGRKFMTKRLLEILTSQQQYPLAEQEKNIQNIFQKWMEGYSQIDDILIIGVKMT